TGATGTAGAAGCCGCTGCCCTTGAAAATGAGGCCCGCGCCGGCACTGATCAGGCGCTTCAGTTGTCCCTTTTCGCCACACTCGCAATCCGTCAGCGGCGCATCCGACATCCGCTGCTCCACCTCAAACTGGCGATGACATGACTGGCACTCATAAACGTAGGTCGGCATTTTCCATTACCTCTGCCTCAGAAAGTCCGGCGAATGCTTCGGGCTGCCGGGCGCCTCTGACAACCCCAAAAGCAGGAAATGGGCCCATTTGCGTGCCAGGCTGAGACAGTATTGGGTGCTATTCTCTCCCCAGAACCCCGAGCAGCGCATCCTCCAGGCTGGCGTCCACGTTGGCTGCCCGCGGGTGCGGAGCCTCCGGCGAGATCACCCGCCAGCCGGCGCTGTCGCCCCGCGCGTACCGGAACAGCACGCGGCCGCCCGCCGAAACGATGCCTTCGCGCAGACGCTCCGGGTCGTCGCCGTTCAACGGAATCTCCCAGATCTGGTTGCGCCACTCGCCGC
This genomic window from bacterium contains:
- a CDS encoding zinc ribbon domain-containing protein, coding for MPTYVYECQSCHRQFEVEQRMSDAPLTDCECGEKGQLKRLISAGAGLIFKGSGFYITDYKGGNASAGTPAPKSGDCGSGCCPCADN